In Rhodopirellula sp. P2, the DNA window CGATCTCTACGACCGGAACAATCGCAAGATCTCGCCGGAGTCGAAGGAGCCCTACTCGGTCGAGAAAACCTGTGGTCGCTGCCACGACTTCGAGACGATCGCTCATGGTTGGCACTTCAATGCCTTCGCCAGCGAAGTGGAACGCCAGCAACAGAAACAAAACGCCCGTGGCGTCGCCGATGATGTGGCCGCTGACTCGGAGGGGGCTGCTGCTGCGGACGCGAGCGAGCCGGGGGATTCCACGGAGTCAACGACTGATCACGTGAGCTCGGATGGGCGTCCTGGTGAACCCTGGATTTGGACGGACGCTCGGACGGGAACGCAGTTGCCGCTTTCCTATCGCGATTGGGCGGGCCGATTCAGTCCCAGTGAGATCGGAATTTCGACGCATGAAATGACGCAGACGTTTGGCGCTCGGATTCCCGGTGGTGGCGTGGCCGCGGATGGGGATCCGAAAGCCAAGGCAACCGACGGGAAGGAAGCGGAGCCGACTCGTTGGCCGCTGACCGGATCGCTGGAGATTGACTGCATGGCCTGTCATGCCAAGTCCGGCGCGTATGACTTCGAGCGACGACGCGAAACGATCGAGGCCGAAAACTTTGCTTGGGCACCCACCGCTGCCTTGCGGATCGGTGAGGTGACGGGATCGGTGTCCCGCATGAAAGCCGGCGTCGATCTGGAAGACGAGAAGGTGCAAGCCAAACTTCCCAAGGTCCAGTACGATGAGCGCCGATTTGGGATCGACGGGACGGTGTTCTTTGACTTGGTTCGCAAGCCAGAGAACAACTCGTGTTATCAATGCCACAGCCAGCGAACGGTTTCCGACGCTGGGATCGACGCTCGCTGGAATCATGATCAAGACGTTCACTTGCGGGCTGGGATGAGCTGTGTCGATTGCCACCGCAACGGCATCGACCACCAAACCGTTCGTGGATTCGAAGGGGAACAGCATCCTGCCGGCATCGCCGCGACCACGCTGAGTTGCCGCGGGTGTCATTTGGGAGTGGCGGGTGAGCACGGCGAAGAGGGCGACCCACTGTCGCTGGCGGAGGTCGCGTTCCGGGCTGGCCGCCTGGGATCGCCGTTTCCCAAGCACGAGGGTTTGCCGCCGGTTCACTTTGAGAAGCTGAGCTGCACGGCGTGCCACAGTGGTCCGATCCCAGGCGAAACCGCGGCGGGGTTGATGACTTCGCTGGCTCACGGATTGGGCGAAAAAGGGCATCGCAGCGGTTCGGAGCTGCCATCGATTCAAGGGCCCGTGTTCGCCAAGGCCGTTGACACGGGATTGGTCACGCCGCACCGAGCGATG includes these proteins:
- a CDS encoding multiheme c-type cytochrome — translated: MNRGCLRVGAWGFVALATVAVHAPSVEAAGTSKYAHSDSDKRFLHHIDLYDRNNRKISPESKEPYSVEKTCGRCHDFETIAHGWHFNAFASEVERQQQKQNARGVADDVAADSEGAAAADASEPGDSTESTTDHVSSDGRPGEPWIWTDARTGTQLPLSYRDWAGRFSPSEIGISTHEMTQTFGARIPGGGVAADGDPKAKATDGKEAEPTRWPLTGSLEIDCMACHAKSGAYDFERRRETIEAENFAWAPTAALRIGEVTGSVSRMKAGVDLEDEKVQAKLPKVQYDERRFGIDGTVFFDLVRKPENNSCYQCHSQRTVSDAGIDARWNHDQDVHLRAGMSCVDCHRNGIDHQTVRGFEGEQHPAGIAATTLSCRGCHLGVAGEHGEEGDPLSLAEVAFRAGRLGSPFPKHEGLPPVHFEKLSCTACHSGPIPGETAAGLMTSLAHGLGEKGHRSGSELPSIQGPVFAKAVDTGLVTPHRAMWPAYWGKLVDGKVTPLPPEEVYTNTRRALRVRKDFIAELSEEGREVFDEKVAEALAAIEKTMDVEQAVYVSTGLVFARGDEEGSLTEVTVENSDAVEMVQWPMAHNVRPAGWALGATGCLECHSDDGLVFTSAVTPKGPAPVTAEPIRMASIQGLDEATRLEWNQLFGGRSMFKVLTAASLIVLVLAILGSWIPVIRSRTE